The Chlorocebus sabaeus isolate Y175 chromosome 16, mChlSab1.0.hap1, whole genome shotgun sequence genome window below encodes:
- the TNFSF12 gene encoding tumor necrosis factor ligand superfamily member 12 isoform X1, producing MAARRSQRRRGRRGEPGTALLVPLALGLGLALACLGLLLAVVSLGSRASLSAQQEPAQEELVAEEDQDPSELNPQAEESRDPVPFLNRLVRPRRSAPKGRKTRARRAIAAHYEVHPRPGQDGAQAGVDGTVSGWEEARINSSSPLRYNRQIGEFIVTRAGLYYLYCQVHFDEGKAVYLKLDLLVDGMLALRCLEEFSATAASSLGPQLRLCQVSGLLALRPGSSLRIRTLPWAHLKAAPFLTYFGLFQVH from the exons ATGGCCGCCCGTCGGAGCCAGAGGCGGAGGGGGCGCCGGGGGGAGCCGGGCACCGCCCTGCTGGTCCCGCTCGcgctgggcctgggcctggcgctggcctgcctcggcctcctgctGGCCGTGGTCAGCCTGGGGAGCCGGGCATCGCTGTCCGCCCAG CAGGAGCCTGCCCAGGAGGAGCTGGTGGCAGAGGAAGACCAGGACCCATCG GAACTGAATCCCCAGGCAGAAGAAAGTCGGGATCCTGTGCCTTTCCTGAACCGACTAGTTCGGCCTCGCAGAAGTG CACCTAAAGGCCGGAAAACACGGGCTCGAAGAGCGATCGCAGCCCATTATGAAG TTCATCCACGACCTGGACAGGATGGAGCGCAGGCGG GTGTGGACGGGACAGTGAGTGGCTGGGAGGAAGCCAGAATCAACAGCTCCAGCCCTCTGCGCTACAACCGCCAGATCGGGGAGTTCATAGTCACCCGGGCTGGGCTCTACTACCTGTACTGTCAG GTGCACTTTGACGAGGGGAAGGCTGTCTACCTGAAGCTGGACTTGCTGGTGGATGGCATGTTGGCCCTGCGCTGCCTGGAGGAATTCTCAGCCACTGCAGCGAGTTCTCTCGGGCCCCAGCTTCGCCTCTGCCAGGTGTCTGGGCTGTTGGCTCTGCGGCCAGGGTCCTCCCTGCGAATCCGCACCCTCCCCTGGGCCCATCTCAAGGCTGCCCCCTTCCTCACCTACTTCGGACTCTTCCAGGTTCACTGA
- the TNFSF12 gene encoding tumor necrosis factor ligand superfamily member 12 isoform X2, whose protein sequence is MAARRSQRRRGRRGEPGTALLVPLALGLGLALACLGLLLAVVSLGSRASLSAQEPAQEELVAEEDQDPSELNPQAEESRDPVPFLNRLVRPRRSAPKGRKTRARRAIAAHYEVHPRPGQDGAQAGVDGTVSGWEEARINSSSPLRYNRQIGEFIVTRAGLYYLYCQVHFDEGKAVYLKLDLLVDGMLALRCLEEFSATAASSLGPQLRLCQVSGLLALRPGSSLRIRTLPWAHLKAAPFLTYFGLFQVH, encoded by the exons ATGGCCGCCCGTCGGAGCCAGAGGCGGAGGGGGCGCCGGGGGGAGCCGGGCACCGCCCTGCTGGTCCCGCTCGcgctgggcctgggcctggcgctggcctgcctcggcctcctgctGGCCGTGGTCAGCCTGGGGAGCCGGGCATCGCTGTCCGCCCAG GAGCCTGCCCAGGAGGAGCTGGTGGCAGAGGAAGACCAGGACCCATCG GAACTGAATCCCCAGGCAGAAGAAAGTCGGGATCCTGTGCCTTTCCTGAACCGACTAGTTCGGCCTCGCAGAAGTG CACCTAAAGGCCGGAAAACACGGGCTCGAAGAGCGATCGCAGCCCATTATGAAG TTCATCCACGACCTGGACAGGATGGAGCGCAGGCGG GTGTGGACGGGACAGTGAGTGGCTGGGAGGAAGCCAGAATCAACAGCTCCAGCCCTCTGCGCTACAACCGCCAGATCGGGGAGTTCATAGTCACCCGGGCTGGGCTCTACTACCTGTACTGTCAG GTGCACTTTGACGAGGGGAAGGCTGTCTACCTGAAGCTGGACTTGCTGGTGGATGGCATGTTGGCCCTGCGCTGCCTGGAGGAATTCTCAGCCACTGCAGCGAGTTCTCTCGGGCCCCAGCTTCGCCTCTGCCAGGTGTCTGGGCTGTTGGCTCTGCGGCCAGGGTCCTCCCTGCGAATCCGCACCCTCCCCTGGGCCCATCTCAAGGCTGCCCCCTTCCTCACCTACTTCGGACTCTTCCAGGTTCACTGA